A single genomic interval of uncultured Sunxiuqinia sp. harbors:
- the rlmB gene encoding 23S rRNA (guanosine(2251)-2'-O)-methyltransferase RlmB codes for MYKAKPQKNSDDFIFGIRAVIEAIDSGKEVDKILIKKGLGGDLFKELFEKIREFQVPFQYVPMEKINRITRKNHQGVLAFISPVTFYELENFLPSVFEAGKNPLILVLDQVTDVRNFGAIVRTAECAGVDAIVIPEKGAARINADAVKTSAGALHLLPICRTKNLKESIVYLKESGLKIAAATEKSSFNYTQANLSGPTAIIMGSEEKGIEMQLLNLADEQVQIPILGKIESLNVSVAAGLLIYEAVRQRLHHS; via the coding sequence ATGTATAAAGCAAAACCGCAGAAAAATTCCGATGACTTTATTTTTGGCATCCGTGCCGTTATTGAAGCCATCGACTCAGGAAAAGAAGTTGATAAAATACTGATCAAAAAAGGCTTGGGTGGCGATTTATTTAAAGAGCTGTTTGAAAAGATCAGGGAATTCCAGGTTCCGTTTCAGTATGTGCCGATGGAAAAAATCAACCGCATTACCCGGAAAAATCACCAGGGAGTGTTGGCTTTTATTTCACCGGTTACTTTTTATGAGTTGGAAAATTTTCTTCCGTCGGTATTCGAGGCTGGCAAAAACCCGTTGATTTTAGTATTGGATCAGGTAACCGACGTTCGAAATTTTGGTGCAATCGTGCGCACTGCAGAATGTGCAGGGGTTGACGCAATCGTTATTCCCGAGAAAGGAGCTGCCAGGATCAACGCCGATGCGGTGAAAACTTCGGCCGGAGCTTTGCATCTGCTACCAATCTGTAGAACTAAAAACCTAAAGGAAAGCATTGTTTATCTGAAAGAATCGGGGCTAAAAATCGCGGCAGCTACCGAAAAATCTTCATTCAACTATACCCAAGCCAATCTTTCGGGGCCCACAGCTATCATTATGGGCTCAGAAGAAAAAGGGATTGAAATGCAATTATTGAACTTAGCCGATGAGCAAGTTCAAATTCCTATTCTTGGTAAAATTGAATCGCTTAATGTTTCGGTAGCCGCCGGACTATTAATTTACGAAGCCGTCAGGCAACGTCTTCATCATTCATGA
- a CDS encoding PQQ-dependent sugar dehydrogenase: protein MIRFLVNSSFLFAFFVISLSSCSMGNGQHIDKQRVRAAGNYQNYCAGCHGDNLEKFDEKDWMFGDDNSSLVTSITYGRDEMGMPAFEATFSDEEIIALAEYVKEGVPEDKETLKPALSANATVQSEVQNFIVDTVVSGLGVPWGLEFLPNGDLLIAERSAKLYRFTNNELQEISGLPEIMVKGQGGLLDLELHPDYESNGWLYFSYSGYADDNKNTGCTNVMRAKLDGNQLVDQQVIFNGFPDTNKGQHWGCKLEFDREGFLFFGIGDRGNRDVNPQSLTNNCGKIHRVYDDGSIPADNPFLGAPNAVSSIYSYGHRNPQGTCMNPETGEIWETEHGPRGGDELNLIKPGGNYGWPVISYGINYNGTTFTELTEKEGMAQPVTYWVPSIAPCGTTFVKGDRYKNWKNNILVGSLRFMYLERIVLEGEQVIHQEKLLEDIGRVRNVEMSPDGYIYVAIENPGKILRLVPVE from the coding sequence ATGATTCGTTTTCTTGTTAATTCATCATTCTTATTTGCTTTTTTTGTCATTTCATTGAGTAGTTGTTCAATGGGAAATGGTCAACACATTGATAAGCAACGTGTAAGGGCAGCTGGAAATTATCAAAATTATTGTGCTGGTTGCCATGGTGATAATCTGGAAAAGTTTGATGAGAAAGACTGGATGTTTGGAGATGATAATTCGAGTCTAGTGACGAGTATAACCTACGGACGAGACGAAATGGGAATGCCTGCTTTTGAGGCTACATTTTCTGACGAAGAAATTATTGCGCTTGCTGAGTATGTAAAAGAAGGTGTGCCGGAAGATAAGGAAACATTGAAGCCTGCTTTGTCGGCAAATGCTACGGTGCAATCAGAGGTTCAGAATTTTATTGTTGATACGGTTGTTTCGGGCTTGGGTGTTCCTTGGGGGTTGGAATTTTTACCCAATGGAGATTTGTTAATTGCGGAACGTTCTGCAAAGTTGTATCGGTTTACCAATAATGAGTTACAGGAAATATCCGGCCTGCCCGAAATTATGGTAAAAGGACAGGGTGGTTTGCTCGATTTGGAATTACACCCTGATTATGAAAGCAATGGATGGTTATATTTTTCTTATTCCGGATATGCTGATGACAATAAAAATACAGGCTGCACCAATGTGATGCGAGCAAAACTTGATGGGAATCAACTGGTTGATCAACAAGTTATATTTAATGGTTTTCCAGATACAAACAAAGGTCAACACTGGGGGTGTAAGCTTGAATTCGATCGAGAAGGGTTTTTATTTTTTGGAATTGGAGACCGTGGAAATCGTGATGTAAATCCTCAGAGTTTGACAAACAACTGTGGGAAAATTCATCGGGTGTATGATGATGGTTCGATTCCAGCAGACAATCCGTTTTTGGGTGCGCCTAATGCTGTTTCGAGCATCTACTCGTATGGACATCGTAATCCGCAGGGAACTTGCATGAATCCCGAGACTGGCGAAATATGGGAAACCGAACATGGTCCGCGAGGTGGAGATGAGTTGAACCTAATCAAACCCGGGGGGAATTATGGTTGGCCGGTCATTTCGTACGGAATAAATTACAATGGAACAACTTTTACCGAGCTAACGGAAAAAGAGGGGATGGCCCAGCCCGTTACTTATTGGGTTCCATCGATAGCTCCATGCGGAACAACCTTTGTTAAAGGAGATCGATATAAAAATTGGAAGAATAATATTTTAGTTGGCTCACTCCGGTTTATGTATTTGGAGCGGATTGTTTTAGAAGGTGAACAAGTGATTCATCAGGAAAAATTGTTAGAAGATATTGGTCGGGTTCGGAATGTTGAAATGAGTCCTGATGGATATATCTATGTAGCCATTGAAAATCCGGGCAAAATCCTGCGGCTGGTTCCGGTGGAATAA
- a CDS encoding Lrp/AsnC ligand binding domain-containing protein, which produces MTLRNNLDQIDLHILDIITKNARVPFKDVASEVGVSRAAVHQRVNRMVEMDVITGSGYHIDPKKVDYKTCTYVGVFLEKGGFYEDVANQLKEIPEIVECHYTTGQYAIFVKVYARDNEHLKEVLSDKVQKIGGISSTETFISLEETFKRQVPIHE; this is translated from the coding sequence ATGACACTAAGAAACAATTTGGACCAGATAGACTTACACATTCTGGACATTATTACTAAAAATGCACGTGTTCCTTTTAAGGACGTTGCTTCCGAAGTTGGCGTATCTCGAGCTGCTGTTCACCAACGCGTAAATCGGATGGTTGAAATGGACGTAATTACCGGGTCTGGGTATCATATTGATCCCAAAAAGGTTGATTACAAGACATGTACCTATGTTGGCGTTTTTCTTGAAAAAGGTGGGTTTTACGAAGATGTTGCCAATCAATTAAAAGAGATTCCGGAAATTGTCGAATGTCATTACACTACAGGGCAGTATGCTATTTTTGTGAAAGTGTATGCACGCGACAATGAACATTTGAAGGAAGTGTTAAGCGACAAAGTGCAAAAAATTGGAGGAATTTCGAGTACTGAAACGTTCATTTCGTTGGAGGAAACCTTTAAACGTCAGGTGCCCATTCATGAATGA
- a CDS encoding ABC-F family ATP-binding cassette domain-containing protein, producing MISVDQLVVSFGGFELLKKISFLVTPKDRIGLAGKNGAGKSTLLKIIAGEQTPSEGSVVVPKDIRVGYLPQHMNVSNKHTVFEEAKKAFDEILQIKNEIEHINHQIATRKDYESDEYMGLITKVTELNDQHHMVGGANFEAEIEQTLVGLGFKRSDFSRQTSEFSGGWRMRIELAKILLKKPDVFLLDEPTNHLDIESIQWLEDFLKSYAGAVVLVSHDRAFLDAVTNRTIEISLGRIYDYKANYSKYLVLREEHKETQLSAYKNQQKLIEDTEKFIERFRYKATKAVQVQSRSKMLEKLDRIEIDEEDNSRLNIRFQPPERSGTIVADCKHLTKKYGDLLVLDDIHLMIERGEKIAFVGKNGEGKTTLARVIMSELEYQGHLKIGHNVKIGYFAQDQAQRLNENLSVLETIDEIAVGDVRTKIRDILGAFMFSGDDVEKKVKVLSGGERSRLAMIRLMLEPVNFLVMDEPTNHLDMRSKEILKQALASYEGTVLVVSHDREFLDGLVNCVYEFKDRKVKQHLGGIYEFLRRKKMESMKELERKTQVSSSSSSEKKEKPQQEENKFNYNERKEINKNISRLEKQIAQAEQEITDLEKKIEDYDKRMANPDSLEDHSIFEEYDQLKAKLEEVMTAWENNQLEYETLKEQKTW from the coding sequence ATGATTTCAGTTGATCAGTTAGTCGTAAGTTTTGGAGGATTTGAACTTTTAAAGAAGATTTCGTTTTTGGTAACCCCTAAAGACCGAATTGGGTTGGCAGGAAAAAACGGAGCCGGAAAATCAACCTTACTTAAAATCATTGCCGGAGAGCAAACACCATCTGAAGGATCGGTCGTTGTTCCGAAAGATATTCGCGTTGGCTACTTACCTCAGCACATGAATGTTTCGAATAAACATACCGTTTTTGAGGAAGCAAAAAAGGCTTTCGATGAGATTCTGCAAATCAAAAACGAAATTGAACACATCAATCATCAAATTGCCACCCGCAAAGATTACGAGTCGGACGAATACATGGGACTGATTACCAAGGTCACAGAATTGAATGATCAGCACCATATGGTTGGCGGAGCTAATTTCGAAGCGGAGATTGAGCAAACATTAGTTGGACTGGGATTCAAACGTAGTGATTTTTCGAGGCAAACAAGTGAATTTAGTGGCGGATGGCGCATGCGTATCGAACTGGCAAAAATTTTATTGAAAAAACCGGATGTATTTTTACTCGATGAGCCGACCAACCACCTGGATATCGAATCGATTCAGTGGTTGGAAGATTTTCTAAAAAGCTATGCCGGTGCAGTTGTTTTAGTTTCGCACGACCGTGCATTTCTGGATGCGGTAACCAACCGAACCATTGAGATTTCGCTGGGAAGAATATACGATTACAAGGCCAACTACAGCAAATATCTGGTGCTACGGGAAGAACATAAAGAAACGCAATTGTCCGCCTATAAAAACCAGCAAAAGCTAATTGAAGATACTGAGAAGTTTATTGAGCGTTTTAGATATAAGGCAACAAAGGCCGTTCAGGTGCAATCGCGTTCTAAAATGCTTGAAAAGTTGGATCGGATTGAAATTGACGAAGAAGATAACTCGCGACTGAATATTCGTTTTCAACCACCGGAACGCTCCGGAACTATTGTTGCCGACTGCAAACACTTGACAAAAAAATATGGCGATTTATTAGTTCTAGACGACATTCATTTAATGATTGAGCGTGGTGAAAAAATCGCCTTTGTCGGCAAAAACGGTGAAGGAAAAACAACTTTGGCTCGTGTCATCATGAGTGAACTCGAATACCAAGGGCATCTGAAAATCGGGCATAATGTTAAAATTGGTTATTTCGCCCAGGATCAGGCTCAACGATTAAATGAGAATTTATCGGTATTGGAAACAATCGACGAAATAGCTGTTGGCGATGTTCGAACTAAAATCAGGGATATTCTTGGGGCTTTTATGTTCTCGGGCGACGATGTTGAGAAAAAAGTAAAAGTGCTTTCTGGAGGTGAACGCTCCCGGCTGGCGATGATTCGGCTGATGCTGGAGCCTGTGAACTTCTTGGTAATGGACGAACCAACCAACCACTTGGACATGCGTTCGAAAGAGATCTTGAAACAAGCATTGGCCAGTTACGAAGGAACTGTTTTAGTTGTATCGCACGATCGTGAATTCTTGGATGGACTGGTCAATTGTGTCTATGAATTTAAAGACCGAAAAGTCAAACAACACCTTGGTGGTATTTACGAATTCCTTCGTCGCAAAAAAATGGAATCGATGAAAGAACTGGAACGAAAAACTCAAGTTAGCTCTAGTTCCAGCTCAGAAAAAAAAGAAAAACCACAACAGGAGGAGAACAAGTTCAACTACAACGAGCGAAAGGAAATAAATAAGAATATTAGTCGGCTGGAAAAACAAATAGCGCAAGCAGAGCAGGAAATTACAGACCTGGAAAAAAAGATTGAAGATTATGACAAGAGAATGGCAAATCCTGATTCGCTGGAAGATCATAGCATCTTTGAGGAGTATGATCAACTAAAGGCCAAACTTGAAGAAGTTATGACAGCATGGGAAAACAACCAACTGGAATACGAAACATTGAAAGAACAAAAAACCTGGTAA
- a CDS encoding ammonium transporter — protein MKNANLSWLFILLLLVVAAVVGVFFPSGFGGLNDPNISTGDTAWMLTATALVLLMTPGLAFFYGGMIHSKNILSTMLQSFIAMGVISVIWVICGFSIAFGDSIGPDGYGLFGNPLTFFMFKGVTGHTDPDLAPTFPLALFAMFQLKFAIITPALITGSFAGRVRFRSYMLFMVLFSLFIYAPLAHWTWHPNGFLRNWGVLDFAGGTVVHMSAGFAALAGAMFLGKRKDFGQEVRPANIPFVLLGAGMLWFGWFGFNAGSALGANSTAALALMNTNTASAAAMLAYLFYDMVKGKKPTGMGASIGLVVGLVAITPAAGFVNVGSSIFIGVAAALVSNYAIELRSKTRLDDTLDVFPAHGMGGIVGMLLTAVFAQEVGLIYGEFTTFLYHLLALLIVGIFTFGGSLLMYKITDMIVPLRVSPQGEKVGLDISQHNESYDFEYKSDKML, from the coding sequence ATGAAGAACGCTAATCTAAGTTGGCTTTTTATTCTATTATTATTGGTTGTTGCGGCAGTAGTGGGAGTATTTTTCCCAAGTGGCTTCGGTGGACTAAACGATCCGAATATCAGCACAGGTGACACAGCCTGGATGCTTACTGCAACAGCGTTGGTTTTGTTAATGACTCCTGGTCTTGCTTTCTTCTACGGGGGAATGATTCACTCCAAAAACATTTTATCAACCATGTTGCAAAGTTTTATTGCCATGGGTGTAATTAGTGTAATTTGGGTAATTTGTGGTTTTAGTATTGCATTTGGCGACAGCATTGGCCCCGACGGATATGGTTTGTTTGGTAACCCCCTAACTTTCTTCATGTTTAAAGGAGTAACAGGACACACTGATCCAGATCTGGCGCCAACATTCCCATTAGCGCTTTTTGCGATGTTTCAGCTTAAATTTGCCATTATCACTCCGGCATTAATTACCGGATCATTTGCCGGCAGGGTACGGTTTCGTTCCTACATGCTATTTATGGTACTTTTCTCGCTGTTTATTTATGCACCATTAGCCCATTGGACATGGCATCCAAACGGATTCCTGAGAAACTGGGGAGTGCTTGACTTTGCAGGAGGGACTGTTGTACACATGTCTGCTGGTTTTGCCGCTTTGGCAGGTGCTATGTTTCTCGGAAAACGAAAAGACTTTGGCCAGGAAGTGCGACCGGCCAACATTCCATTTGTATTGCTGGGAGCAGGTATGCTTTGGTTTGGATGGTTTGGTTTTAATGCCGGATCAGCACTTGGAGCCAACTCAACTGCAGCCCTTGCACTAATGAATACGAATACCGCTTCGGCAGCAGCTATGTTAGCCTACTTGTTTTACGATATGGTCAAGGGTAAAAAACCAACCGGCATGGGAGCTTCAATTGGCTTAGTTGTTGGTCTGGTTGCCATTACCCCTGCTGCAGGTTTTGTAAATGTCGGCTCTAGTATCTTCATTGGAGTTGCTGCTGCTCTTGTTAGCAACTACGCAATTGAACTTCGCTCAAAAACAAGACTGGACGATACCCTCGATGTCTTCCCTGCTCACGGAATGGGTGGTATTGTTGGAATGCTTCTTACAGCCGTTTTTGCTCAGGAAGTTGGGCTAATTTACGGAGAATTCACCACGTTCCTATATCACTTATTAGCCTTGTTAATTGTAGGTATTTTCACATTTGGAGGTTCTTTGTTAATGTATAAAATTACGGATATGATTGTTCCATTACGTGTTTCGCCTCAAGGTGAAAAAGTTGGATTGGACATTAGTCAGCACAACGAATCATATGACTTTGAATATAAAAGCGACAAAATGCTTTAA